A DNA window from Allokutzneria albata contains the following coding sequences:
- a CDS encoding type I polyketide synthase, producing MGLTAVAVEEWIIARVAELCGADVGPNDPFTRHGMDSRGLTGLTAELGELLGRRLSATLVWTYPTPRELAQHLAGPAIVPADQPVSRIGEPIAIVGLACRLPGGASPEEFWRLLSEGRDAVVDAPAARGMTGRGGFLDRIDEFDAAFFDISPREAAHVDPQQRLALELAWEALENAGIPPRGLAGGRTGVFVGAMWGEYSAPPDQLGQHSLAGTDPSVIPARISYALGLRGPSLQVNTACSSSLVAVHLATQSLREGDCDLALVGGVSLMLDPTTGLALRELGALAPDGRSKAFDARADGYGRGEGGGFVVLKRMSEAAGDRVLAVIRGSAVNNDGASNGLTAPNPLAQQEVLRSAYQRAGISPADVQYVEAHGTGTELGDPIEASALNAVLCVDRPAVRPLRIGSVKSSIGHLEAAAGIAGLIKVVLAMRHRALPPSLAFEEPNPHIPFEEWRLRVQQDLTEWTDERLIAGVSAFGFGGTNCHVVLEGGQEREQPPVVSKAVFVFGGQGSQWPGMASDLLRDEPVFRRAFERCDAVIAPRIGRSLTTLTDDDWLTDTAIAQPAIFAMQVALVELLRSRGVEPVAVTGSSMGEVAAAWTAGALDLETAAMLMCERSRIASGLSGSGAMAALEMPEADVADLVRDKEDVWIAGVAGPRSTVISGEPAAVRQAMDAAARSGLIRVDYASHSPCVEPILPSLRAALAGVRPGPCRIPFYSAVTGGELPGEALDAEHWVRTERDPWRLSAALEALLADGHTAFVDVNPHAVLLEPLEQVVGSSGTVLAALRRGAAVPAEDPLAGPSTSSAPRQKLLVLSARTEEALRQAASAMAEWLPANKNSALNDVCHTLSARRSQHEFRLSVVGDTHTAMADALRAAEFSRAWADNAVFVFSGQGTQWSGMGRALLEREPVFRAAVESCDELFAPMAGWSLVEAMAAEPAETDVVQPLLFAIQVGLIELLRAHGISPAAVIGHSVGEVAAAYAAGALRLEDAVRVVYHRGRLMRRTAGLGRMASVAMSEEAARELPAVRAGRLDIAAVNDPNSVVLAGDVTGLGGRELRVDYAFHSRHMDSILDELSEALSDLSPQVPTIPIYSTGDRFDAGHWVRNVRDTVRFADHMSEAVAAGHRLFVEIGPHPALVDNIEECVAAGGQSGRAVGVLRRGEENVLRALGELYRHGLDVSFVDGSLIDLPGYPWQRERYWHSGGHTRDNRLHTLEWRRREHHEPVTAIAGTWLVLRDDFGIGAAVAERLRSYGAECVHSVEALTVPPAGVVWPYGAQLDVEELRAWRDLPRVWLVTHDHRQASLWGLGKSLALRHPEFEWTRVEVEDVDLLMRELAAGSDETDVLLRTDGRYVARVVRAADAVGRDGGLPFREDGTYLVINASVEVPRGHVIGSYEGERLNGIVYGGGDADLAWRLHELSLEHDLDFFVLLSSGASLLGDGPDAEVGAVFDAVAQHRRALGLPAFSIGGDHRVLSGILPSAPPQLTVVDLDVRQWLEAHPAAAGTPLLSELPRDAVRGPSLDLRTVAPERRRTLLEEHLVDQLARTLHQDPSTVDTSVPFRSLGLESLMAVELRNRLENSIGVRLSVALLFTYSTVSELAEHLLAELEPGPGEVVPEQRREEATEPIAIIGMGLRVPGGADDPESFWRLLEDRVDAVTEVPEHRWPRSEGPAGWGGFLSEVDGFDAAFFGISPREAKSLDPQQRLLLEVTWEALERAGTPPEGLIGSSTGVFVGMVVNDYDKLNSERDIYTVTGNGHSFPAGRLSYQLGAQGPSMTVDTACSSSLVAIHLACQSLRTGESTLALAGGVNLMLDPDMSDMLAGSNALSPDGRCRTFDSRANGYVRGEGCGMLVLKRLSDAEADGDPVLAVIRGSAVNSDGRSSGLTAPNVIAQKAVLREALRNAGAEASEVSYVETHGTGTPLGDPIEVTALADVLDGDRCVLGAVKTNIGHLEAAAGVVGVIKTVLVMRRQRIPANLHMRTLNPRIDLTGTPLEIASEPVEWQPGKLAGVSSFGISGTNAHVILAEPPPVPESVSLSEGPVLLPISARTEPALRTLASSYADFASGSLEDMAYTAAFRRHHHAHRAVFVADSVQDLAAKAGAFARGEAPAGVVSGRASGRPKVVFVFPGQGSQWVGMGRDLYATQPVFAEALRRCDEAVRAETGWSVIDVLHSEASLDRVEVIQPVLFAMGVALAGLWREHGIQPDVVVGHSMGEVAAAHVAGALSLADAVKVICRRSHLLELISGQGVMALVELSFSETEAALSTVSDQVSVAAVNGPRSTIISGTPAAVDQVLLKLADAGVFCRRVRVDVASHSPQVDPLTADLLLALEDIVPGPGTVPIHSTVSGNVTDGSDMDAKYWVRNLRAPVLFGPVVGELLNDGSTVFVEVSPHPVLLPSVDEVLTEGSATVASLRRDRPVFLEAVGAMHVHGVPVRWHQEGRCVALPTHPWQRERYWADPVPVARRTGGHPLLGEGMELATQPGVRVFSGRLDAPYLADHRVRGRAVLPGAASVEMALHATRARTVVGIDFERLVDEQPDVQLVLTGEAFELFSRSEAGWQRFASGEIGDSGEPVQASLPRLRGEVSVVDHYREQSEKGVEYGPAFQGIKRLWIDGDEAVAEIAADVGGGHVFHPALLDACFQVFGALTGGPVALVPVGVERVSLYRQPPNQLWVHARTSGDLVVFDQEERVIAEITGLRARELPARKPYEDWLYEISWRRAEPPRATEPTGKWLVLADHGGVGAQLAERLPDAVVAYASDGLVDDADWDRLLDSVPDCTGIVHMWALDAFEMTTVDSLAADQWMTTLSALRLVRAVLRRGLRDTPRLWFVTKGALSTSPLSGFGRTLDMEHPEFRSVRVELNGSAEDLLPELLAPDGENEIVLGPSGRHVARLTRRAAGTPGEVDWSGTYLITGGLGGLGIGLAEWMAERGARHIVLLGRTARSPEAVEALRARGVEVVVAQADVTQRADVARVLADMDRRMPPLKGIVHAAMVLDDRTVLDLDDERFERVLAPKVLGAWNLHELTANHDLDFFVLYSSASTILGSPGQANYAAANAFLGALARHRVALGKPALCVDWGLFAEAGIMADRTAEGSRLADRGVGALTPEQGTEILGALLGSDVTQIAALRLNLRQWLEFFPGAATNPLFAELRDREEPVEAVEVDADTVEPLVLDQLGRILHLDPARIDRTMPFTSMGVDSLMALELRNRLEAALGVRLSVTVLFAAPTVAALSEYLIDKLGLARASSDEYADVSTDDLLALLEESLDRVEGGNE from the coding sequence ATGGGTCTGACAGCCGTCGCTGTCGAAGAGTGGATCATTGCCCGCGTCGCCGAGCTGTGCGGCGCCGACGTCGGGCCGAACGATCCGTTCACGCGGCACGGGATGGACTCCCGTGGGCTCACCGGACTGACCGCGGAGCTGGGCGAGCTGCTCGGCCGCAGGCTGTCGGCCACCCTCGTCTGGACCTACCCGACGCCGCGTGAACTGGCCCAGCACCTCGCCGGACCCGCGATCGTCCCTGCTGACCAGCCGGTTTCCCGGATCGGGGAGCCGATCGCGATCGTCGGGCTGGCCTGCCGACTACCCGGCGGGGCGAGCCCGGAGGAGTTCTGGCGGCTGCTCAGCGAGGGGCGCGACGCCGTCGTGGACGCGCCCGCCGCGCGCGGGATGACCGGCCGAGGCGGGTTCCTCGACCGGATCGACGAGTTCGACGCAGCGTTCTTCGACATCTCCCCGCGCGAGGCGGCGCACGTGGACCCGCAGCAACGGCTCGCCCTGGAGCTGGCGTGGGAGGCGCTGGAGAACGCGGGCATCCCGCCGCGCGGGCTCGCGGGCGGGCGGACCGGCGTCTTCGTCGGCGCGATGTGGGGCGAGTACTCCGCCCCGCCCGACCAGCTCGGCCAGCACTCCCTGGCGGGCACCGATCCGAGCGTCATCCCGGCACGGATCTCCTACGCGCTCGGCCTGCGCGGACCGAGCCTCCAGGTCAACACCGCGTGCTCGTCGTCGCTGGTCGCGGTCCACCTGGCCACGCAGAGCCTGCGGGAGGGCGACTGCGACCTCGCGCTCGTCGGCGGTGTGAGCCTGATGCTCGACCCCACGACCGGCCTCGCGTTGCGGGAACTCGGCGCGCTCGCCCCGGACGGCCGCTCGAAGGCGTTCGACGCGCGCGCCGACGGGTACGGCCGCGGCGAGGGCGGCGGGTTCGTGGTGCTCAAGCGGATGAGCGAGGCCGCGGGGGATCGCGTGCTGGCCGTGATCCGGGGCAGCGCGGTCAACAACGACGGTGCCAGCAACGGGCTCACCGCCCCGAACCCCTTGGCGCAGCAGGAGGTTCTGCGCAGCGCCTATCAGCGCGCGGGGATCAGCCCGGCGGACGTGCAGTACGTGGAGGCGCACGGGACCGGCACCGAGCTGGGCGATCCGATCGAGGCCAGCGCGCTGAACGCGGTGCTGTGCGTGGACCGGCCCGCCGTGCGCCCGTTGCGGATCGGGTCGGTGAAGTCCAGCATCGGCCACCTGGAGGCGGCGGCCGGGATCGCGGGATTGATCAAGGTCGTGCTGGCGATGCGGCACCGCGCGCTCCCGCCCAGCCTGGCCTTCGAGGAGCCCAACCCGCACATCCCGTTCGAGGAGTGGCGCCTGCGGGTGCAGCAGGATCTCACGGAGTGGACCGATGAGCGCCTGATCGCCGGGGTCAGCGCGTTCGGCTTCGGCGGCACCAACTGCCACGTCGTCCTTGAAGGCGGGCAGGAGCGGGAGCAGCCCCCGGTCGTCAGCAAGGCGGTGTTCGTCTTCGGCGGTCAGGGTTCGCAGTGGCCGGGCATGGCCTCCGACCTGCTGCGCGACGAACCCGTGTTCCGGAGGGCGTTCGAGCGCTGCGACGCGGTGATCGCGCCGAGGATCGGGCGCTCGCTCACGACACTGACCGACGACGACTGGCTGACCGACACCGCGATCGCCCAGCCCGCGATCTTCGCGATGCAGGTCGCGCTGGTGGAGCTGCTGCGTTCGCGCGGCGTCGAGCCGGTCGCGGTGACGGGCAGCAGCATGGGCGAGGTCGCGGCGGCGTGGACGGCGGGAGCGCTGGACCTGGAGACGGCGGCGATGCTGATGTGCGAGCGCAGCCGGATCGCGAGCGGGCTCAGCGGCTCCGGGGCCATGGCCGCACTGGAAATGCCCGAAGCGGACGTAGCGGACCTGGTGCGGGACAAGGAGGACGTGTGGATCGCCGGGGTTGCGGGGCCGCGCTCGACGGTGATCTCCGGAGAGCCGGCGGCGGTGCGGCAGGCCATGGACGCGGCTGCCCGTTCCGGGTTGATCCGGGTGGATTACGCGTCCCACAGCCCCTGCGTGGAGCCGATCCTGCCCTCGTTGCGGGCGGCGCTGGCCGGGGTTCGCCCGGGGCCGTGCCGGATCCCCTTCTACTCCGCGGTGACCGGGGGCGAGCTGCCGGGCGAGGCGCTGGACGCTGAGCACTGGGTGCGGACCGAGCGCGATCCGTGGCGGCTGTCGGCGGCGTTGGAGGCGTTGCTCGCGGACGGGCACACCGCGTTCGTGGATGTCAACCCGCACGCTGTTCTCCTTGAGCCGCTTGAACAAGTCGTCGGTTCCTCCGGAACGGTGCTGGCCGCACTGCGACGAGGGGCAGCGGTGCCGGCAGAAGACCCGCTTGCGGGACCGAGCACCAGCAGCGCGCCCCGGCAAAAGTTGCTCGTCCTTTCGGCTCGGACCGAAGAAGCGCTTCGGCAGGCCGCCTCGGCTATGGCAGAGTGGTTGCCGGCAAACAAAAATTCCGCCCTGAACGACGTTTGCCACACGCTCTCGGCACGGCGCAGCCAGCACGAGTTCCGGCTGTCCGTCGTCGGGGACACGCATACCGCCATGGCCGACGCCCTGCGCGCGGCCGAGTTCTCCCGCGCTTGGGCGGACAACGCGGTGTTCGTCTTCTCCGGGCAAGGCACGCAGTGGAGTGGGATGGGTCGCGCGCTGCTCGAACGGGAGCCGGTGTTCCGCGCCGCCGTCGAGTCCTGCGACGAACTGTTCGCACCCATGGCCGGCTGGTCCCTCGTGGAAGCCATGGCCGCCGAGCCGGCCGAGACCGACGTGGTCCAGCCGTTGCTCTTCGCGATCCAGGTCGGGCTCATCGAGTTGTTGCGGGCGCACGGCATCAGCCCGGCCGCAGTGATCGGACACAGCGTCGGCGAGGTGGCCGCGGCCTACGCGGCCGGGGCGCTTCGCCTGGAGGACGCCGTCCGCGTCGTCTACCACCGCGGGCGGTTGATGAGGCGCACCGCCGGGCTGGGCCGGATGGCGTCGGTGGCCATGTCGGAGGAGGCCGCACGGGAGCTGCCCGCGGTGCGCGCGGGCCGGTTGGACATCGCCGCGGTCAACGACCCCAACTCGGTTGTGCTCGCGGGGGACGTGACGGGGCTGGGCGGACGTGAACTCCGCGTTGACTACGCCTTCCACAGCCGTCACATGGATTCGATTCTGGATGAGCTTTCCGAAGCGCTCAGCGACCTTTCCCCGCAGGTGCCGACCATTCCGATCTACAGCACCGGTGATCGGTTCGACGCCGGGCACTGGGTGCGCAACGTCCGCGACACCGTGCGGTTCGCGGACCACATGAGCGAGGCTGTCGCGGCCGGCCATCGACTGTTCGTCGAAATCGGGCCGCATCCGGCGCTTGTCGACAACATCGAGGAATGCGTTGCGGCTGGAGGACAGTCCGGTCGAGCTGTCGGAGTGCTCCGTCGTGGCGAGGAGAACGTGCTGCGTGCGCTGGGCGAGCTGTACCGCCATGGCCTTGATGTGTCCTTCGTGGATGGATCGCTGATCGATCTGCCGGGGTATCCGTGGCAGCGGGAGCGGTACTGGCACTCCGGCGGGCACACGCGCGACAACCGCCTGCACACCCTTGAGTGGCGGCGGCGCGAGCACCACGAGCCCGTCACCGCCATTGCGGGAACGTGGTTGGTGCTCCGCGATGACTTCGGCATCGGTGCGGCGGTGGCGGAGCGACTGCGGTCGTACGGCGCGGAGTGCGTGCATTCGGTGGAGGCACTGACCGTGCCGCCCGCCGGAGTGGTGTGGCCGTACGGTGCGCAGCTCGATGTCGAGGAGCTACGCGCCTGGCGGGACTTGCCGCGCGTGTGGCTCGTCACGCACGACCATCGACAGGCGTCCTTGTGGGGCCTCGGGAAGTCGCTCGCCTTGCGGCATCCCGAGTTCGAGTGGACTCGGGTCGAGGTCGAGGACGTGGATCTGCTCATGCGGGAGCTGGCCGCGGGCTCCGATGAGACGGACGTCCTGCTGCGGACGGACGGTCGTTATGTCGCCAGAGTTGTGCGCGCCGCCGATGCCGTGGGGCGCGACGGAGGCTTGCCGTTCCGCGAGGACGGCACCTATCTGGTGATCAATGCCTCTGTTGAAGTGCCGCGTGGCCACGTCATCGGCTCGTACGAAGGCGAGCGGCTGAACGGCATCGTCTACGGCGGAGGGGATGCCGACCTCGCGTGGCGTTTGCACGAGTTGTCGCTGGAGCACGATCTCGACTTTTTCGTGTTGCTGTCTTCCGGCGCTTCGTTGCTCGGCGACGGGCCGGATGCGGAGGTCGGCGCTGTCTTCGACGCGGTCGCCCAACACCGGAGAGCGTTGGGGCTTCCCGCGTTCAGCATCGGCGGTGATCACCGTGTGCTGAGCGGAATCCTGCCGTCTGCCCCGCCGCAGCTCACCGTGGTGGACCTCGATGTGCGGCAGTGGTTGGAGGCGCATCCGGCGGCCGCGGGAACGCCGTTGCTGTCGGAGCTGCCCAGGGATGCGGTCCGAGGACCGAGCCTGGATCTCCGCACGGTCGCTCCGGAGCGGCGGCGGACGCTTCTTGAGGAGCACCTGGTCGACCAGCTGGCCAGGACACTGCACCAGGATCCATCCACTGTGGACACATCCGTGCCGTTCCGCAGCCTGGGGCTGGAGTCGCTGATGGCGGTGGAGCTGCGCAACCGGCTGGAGAACAGCATCGGCGTGCGGCTGTCCGTCGCGTTGTTGTTCACCTACTCCACCGTGTCCGAGTTGGCGGAGCACCTGCTGGCCGAGCTGGAGCCCGGCCCGGGCGAGGTCGTTCCCGAGCAGCGGCGCGAAGAGGCGACGGAGCCGATTGCGATCATCGGGATGGGCCTTCGGGTACCCGGCGGGGCCGACGATCCGGAGTCGTTCTGGCGCCTTCTCGAAGATCGGGTCGATGCCGTCACGGAGGTTCCGGAGCACCGGTGGCCGCGCTCCGAGGGGCCTGCGGGCTGGGGCGGCTTCCTGTCCGAAGTGGACGGTTTCGACGCCGCGTTCTTCGGGATCTCGCCGAGGGAGGCCAAGAGCCTCGACCCGCAGCAGCGGCTGCTGCTCGAAGTCACGTGGGAGGCGCTGGAGCGGGCGGGCACGCCGCCGGAAGGGCTGATCGGGTCGAGCACCGGTGTCTTCGTCGGCATGGTGGTCAACGACTACGACAAGCTCAACTCCGAGCGGGACATCTACACCGTGACCGGCAACGGGCACTCCTTCCCGGCCGGACGGCTGTCCTACCAGCTCGGCGCGCAGGGCCCGAGCATGACCGTGGACACGGCGTGCTCGTCCTCGCTGGTCGCCATCCACCTGGCGTGCCAGAGCCTGCGCACCGGGGAGAGCACGCTGGCGCTCGCCGGTGGCGTGAACCTGATGCTAGACCCCGACATGTCCGACATGCTCGCCGGGTCGAACGCGCTGTCCCCGGACGGCCGGTGCCGCACCTTCGACTCCCGCGCGAACGGCTACGTGCGCGGCGAGGGCTGTGGAATGCTTGTGCTGAAGCGGCTGTCGGACGCCGAAGCTGACGGGGATCCCGTGCTCGCGGTGATCCGGGGTTCAGCGGTGAACTCGGACGGGCGTTCGTCTGGGCTGACCGCGCCCAACGTCATCGCGCAGAAGGCGGTGCTGCGTGAGGCGTTGCGCAACGCGGGTGCCGAAGCGAGCGAGGTCAGCTACGTCGAGACGCACGGTACGGGAACGCCACTGGGCGATCCGATCGAGGTGACGGCTCTCGCCGATGTCCTCGACGGCGACCGCTGCGTGCTCGGCGCGGTGAAGACCAACATCGGCCACCTGGAGGCCGCGGCCGGGGTCGTCGGCGTGATCAAGACCGTCCTGGTGATGCGGCGGCAACGGATTCCGGCCAATCTGCACATGCGCACGCTCAACCCGCGGATCGACCTCACGGGGACGCCGTTGGAGATCGCGAGCGAACCCGTGGAGTGGCAGCCGGGCAAGCTCGCCGGAGTCAGCTCGTTCGGCATCAGTGGCACCAACGCGCACGTCATCCTGGCGGAGCCGCCCCCGGTTCCCGAGTCCGTGTCCCTGTCCGAGGGGCCAGTCCTGCTGCCGATCTCGGCGCGCACCGAGCCCGCCTTGCGCACCCTAGCTTCGTCCTATGCGGACTTTGCTTCCGGCAGCTTGGAAGACATGGCTTACACGGCAGCTTTCCGCCGTCATCACCACGCGCACAGGGCTGTGTTCGTGGCGGACTCCGTTCAGGATCTCGCGGCGAAGGCCGGGGCGTTCGCGCGGGGCGAGGCTCCGGCCGGTGTGGTGAGCGGAAGGGCTTCCGGGCGCCCCAAGGTGGTCTTCGTCTTTCCCGGGCAGGGCTCGCAATGGGTCGGGATGGGCCGCGATCTCTACGCGACGCAGCCGGTCTTCGCCGAGGCACTTCGCCGGTGCGACGAGGCGGTCCGCGCGGAGACCGGGTGGTCGGTGATCGACGTGCTGCATTCCGAGGCGTCGCTCGACCGCGTCGAGGTGATCCAGCCGGTGTTGTTCGCGATGGGGGTCGCGCTTGCCGGGCTGTGGCGTGAGCACGGCATCCAGCCGGACGTGGTGGTCGGCCACAGCATGGGTGAGGTGGCCGCCGCGCACGTCGCCGGAGCACTGTCCCTTGCGGACGCCGTGAAGGTGATCTGCCGGCGCAGTCACCTGTTGGAGTTGATCAGCGGTCAAGGCGTGATGGCTCTTGTCGAACTGTCGTTCAGCGAGACGGAGGCCGCACTGTCCACTGTGTCCGATCAGGTCTCGGTCGCCGCCGTCAACGGACCGCGCTCGACGATCATCTCCGGTACCCCGGCGGCCGTGGACCAAGTGCTGCTGAAGCTCGCCGATGCGGGGGTGTTCTGCCGCAGGGTCCGGGTCGACGTCGCGTCGCACAGTCCTCAGGTGGATCCGCTCACCGCCGACCTCTTGCTCGCGCTTGAGGACATCGTCCCTGGCCCCGGCACTGTTCCCATCCACTCGACGGTGTCCGGGAACGTCACCGATGGCTCGGACATGGATGCGAAGTACTGGGTGCGCAATCTCCGTGCCCCTGTGCTGTTCGGGCCCGTTGTGGGCGAGCTCCTGAACGACGGGTCGACGGTGTTCGTCGAGGTGAGCCCGCATCCTGTGCTGCTTCCGTCCGTTGACGAGGTGCTGACCGAGGGAAGTGCGACCGTCGCGTCGCTGCGCCGGGACCGTCCGGTCTTCTTGGAGGCGGTCGGCGCGATGCACGTCCACGGCGTTCCGGTGCGGTGGCACCAGGAAGGGCGCTGCGTCGCGCTGCCGACTCATCCCTGGCAACGCGAGCGGTACTGGGCCGATCCGGTACCCGTCGCCAGGCGCACGGGCGGGCATCCGCTGCTCGGCGAGGGCATGGAGTTGGCGACGCAGCCCGGTGTGCGCGTGTTCAGCGGCAGGCTCGATGCCCCGTACCTCGCGGATCACCGCGTACGTGGCCGCGCGGTGCTGCCTGGAGCGGCGAGCGTAGAGATGGCGCTGCACGCCACACGGGCCAGGACAGTTGTGGGCATCGACTTCGAGCGCCTGGTCGATGAGCAGCCGGACGTGCAGCTCGTCCTGACAGGTGAAGCGTTCGAGCTGTTCAGCCGCTCGGAGGCCGGGTGGCAGCGATTCGCCTCCGGCGAGATCGGCGACTCCGGTGAGCCCGTACAGGCCAGCCTGCCGAGACTGCGCGGTGAGGTGTCGGTCGTCGACCACTACCGCGAGCAGTCCGAGAAGGGCGTCGAGTACGGCCCCGCCTTCCAAGGCATCAAACGGCTTTGGATCGACGGTGATGAGGCTGTCGCCGAGATCGCCGCGGACGTCGGGGGCGGTCACGTGTTCCACCCGGCTCTGCTGGATGCGTGCTTCCAGGTCTTCGGCGCGCTCACCGGTGGTCCCGTGGCGCTCGTTCCCGTTGGCGTGGAGCGGGTTTCCCTGTACCGGCAGCCACCGAACCAGCTCTGGGTGCATGCGCGCACATCCGGTGATCTTGTGGTGTTCGACCAGGAGGAGCGGGTCATCGCGGAGATCACCGGGTTGCGGGCGCGGGAGCTGCCCGCGCGGAAGCCGTACGAGGACTGGCTCTACGAGATCAGCTGGCGCCGGGCCGAACCCCCGCGCGCTACGGAGCCCACCGGCAAGTGGCTCGTTCTCGCTGATCACGGCGGAGTCGGTGCGCAGCTGGCAGAGCGACTACCGGATGCCGTGGTGGCTTACGCGAGTGACGGGCTCGTTGACGACGCGGACTGGGACCGCTTGCTGGACTCGGTGCCCGACTGCACCGGGATCGTGCACATGTGGGCACTCGACGCGTTCGAGATGACCACTGTGGACAGTCTCGCAGCGGATCAGTGGATGACCACGCTGAGCGCTCTGCGCCTGGTGCGCGCGGTTTTGCGGCGCGGTCTGCGGGACACGCCGCGGCTGTGGTTCGTCACGAAGGGCGCGCTGTCGACCTCGCCGCTGTCGGGCTTCGGGCGGACTTTGGACATGGAGCACCCGGAGTTCCGCTCTGTCCGCGTCGAACTGAACGGCAGCGCGGAGGACCTCCTGCCGGAACTGCTCGCGCCGGACGGGGAGAACGAGATCGTGCTCGGTCCCTCGGGGCGGCACGTCGCTCGCCTGACCCGTCGCGCCGCGGGCACGCCGGGCGAGGTCGACTGGAGCGGAACGTATCTGATCACCGGCGGTCTCGGTGGTCTTGGCATCGGGCTCGCGGAGTGGATGGCGGAGCGGGGAGCCAGGCACATCGTGCTGCTCGGCCGGACCGCGCGATCGCCGGAGGCGGTGGAAGCTCTGCGCGCCAGGGGAGTGGAGGTCGTTGTCGCGCAAGCGGACGTGACACAGCGAGCCGACGTCGCTCGGGTGCTCGCGGACATGGACCGACGGATGCCCCCGCTGAAGGGCATCGTGCACGCGGCGATGGTCCTGGACGACCGGACGGTGCTCGACCTCGACGACGAGCGATTCGAACGCGTGCTGGCGCCGAAGGTGCTCGGGGCGTGGAACCTGCACGAGCTGACCGCGAACCACGATCTGGACTTCTTCGTGCTCTACTCGTCGGCCTCCACCATTCTCGGCTCACCGGGGCAGGCGAACTACGCCGCGGCCAACGCGTTCCTCGGCGCGCTCGCCCGGCATCGCGTCGCACTCGGGAAGCCCGCGCTGTGCGTGGACTGGGGACTGTTCGCCGAGGCCGGGATCATGGCGGACCGCACGGCGGAGGGCAGCCGCCTTGCCGACCGTGGTGTCGGCGCGCTCACCCCGGAGCAGGGCACGGAAATCCTCGGTGCGCTGCTCGGCTCCGACGTCACGCAGATCGCCGCCCTGCGGTTGAACCTGCGGCAGTGGCTGGAGTTCTTCCCTGGTGCGGCGACCAATCCGCTGTTCGCGGAGCTGCGTGACCGGGAGGAGCCGGTCGAGGCGGTGGAGGTCGACGCCGACACTGTGGAACCGCTGGTGCTCGACCAGCTCGGCCGGATCTTGCACCTGGACCCCGCTCGGATCGACCGGACGATGCCCTTCACCAGCATGGGCGTGGACTCCTTGATGGCGCTGGAGCTGCGCAACCGGCTGGAAGCGGCGCTGGGCGTTCGGCTGTCCGTGACGGTGCTGTTCGCCGCGCCGACCGTCGCCGCGCTGAGCGAGTACCTGATCGACAAGCTCGGCCTGGCGCGCGCTTCTTCGGACGAATACGCCGATGTCAGCACCGACGATCTGCTTGCCCTGCTCGAGGAATCGCTCGACCGCGTGGAAGGGGGAAATGAGTGA